A window of the Brassica oleracea var. oleracea cultivar TO1000 chromosome C1, BOL, whole genome shotgun sequence genome harbors these coding sequences:
- the LOC106296364 gene encoding acanthoscurrin-1, with amino-acid sequence MAKCLFSLFLVLALASAFASGARNIPGGLSDQKNYLGYGGGYSGIGDNGLPFGGVGGGVSGPGGNLGFGGLGGVGGGLGGGLGNGIGGGLGNGIGGGLGGGVGSGVGGGSTGGVHFP; translated from the coding sequence ATGGCGAAGTGTCTTTTCAGTCTCTTCTTGGTTCTTGCCCTAGCCTCAGCTTTTGCTTCCGGAGCAAGAAACATCCCAGGAGGGCTCTCTGACCAGAAGAACTACCTCGGATACGGTGGCGGGTACTCCGGCATCGGAGACAACGGTTTACCTTTCGGTGGCGTCGGTGGGGGTGTGTCTGGTCCCGGTGGTAACCTTGGTTTTGGTGGACTTGGTGGTGTTGGTGGAGGCTTAGGCGGTGGCTTAGGAAATGGGATAGGCGGTGGTTTAGGAAACGGGATAGGCGGTGGACTAGGTGGTGGAGTTGGTTCCGGAGTCGGTGGAGGAAGTACTGGAGGAGTTCATTTCCCTTGA
- the LOC106303625 gene encoding uncharacterized protein LOC106303625 translates to MNNIKQFLLAIFIYLVLTFHDRVLASSTTTRDIIVPKISDWQITVVNGLITSETLFVHCKSKDDDLGEQNLHLGDRFSWNFGENMLHSTLFWCYLSKDDGHMNVKVFWDDVILFHRCGWEKCVWTAKTDGLYLWNSAIGEDLLLEKWETGW, encoded by the coding sequence ATGAACAACATCAAACAGTTTCTCTTAGCCATTTTTATATATCTTGTTTTAACATTTCATGATCGTGTATTAGCAAGCAGCACGACCACCAGAGACATCATAGTCCCGAAGATTTCTGACTGGCAAATCACGGTGGTCAACGGTTTAATCACCAGTGAAACTCTCTTCGTCCATTGTAAATCTAAAGACGACGACTTAGGCGAACAAAATCTGCATCTGGGAGATAGATTTTCTTGGAATTTTGGAGAAAATATGCTTCACTCAACGTTATTTTGGTGCTACTTGAGTAAAGATGATGGTCATATGAATGTGAAAGTGTTTTGGGATGATGTAATCTTGTTTCATAGATGCGGTTGGGAAAAATGCGTTTGGACCGCTAAAACTGATGGGCTTTATCTTTGGAACTCTGCTATTGGTGAAGACTTATTACTAGAGAAATGGGAAACTGGGTGGTGA